A DNA window from Populus trichocarpa isolate Nisqually-1 unplaced genomic scaffold, P.trichocarpa_v4.1 scaffold_67, whole genome shotgun sequence contains the following coding sequences:
- the LOC7462791 gene encoding ABC transporter C family member 3 isoform X6, producing the protein MHEPGSNTDFLLESIFISGVCGSLHLVLLLALCVSFLCKKLSRWGDGEGSSEMLMMKRRFLWYKQTLVCCLGVSVFNFILCLLSYFYLYGNVLSDGEIMTLLDLGLKTLSWGALVVYLHTQFFNSGEKMFPLSLRVWWGFYLAISCYCFVVDVFLHRKHGSLEIEWCLVSDVVSVFSGLFLCYVGFLRSDIQDVLGEPLLNGDSSSINNLETSNSRGGDTVTPFGNAGLFSILTFSWMNSLIAAGNKKTLDLEDVPQLHGVDSVVGAFPVFKNKLESDCGRVTGFKLAKALFLLVWKEILKTALLALICTLCSFVGPYLIDAFVQCLEGRGEFKNQGYILASTFVAAKLAECLAHRHSSFRLQQIGTRLRAVTATMIYNKSLTISCQSKQGHSSGEMINIMTIDADRLGTFSQYIHDPWLVILQVCLALLILYRNLGLGSVAGFVATGIVMSLNYPFGRLEEKFQDKLMESKDKRMKATVEILRNMRVLKLQGWEMKFLSKILDLREVETRWLKKYFYNSVVITVVFWATPTVVAVATFGTCMLMGIPLESGKVLSALATFEILQSPIYNLPDTVSMLIQTKVSLDRIASFLCLDDLQPDAIEKLPGGSSDTAIEIVDGNFSWDLSSPSATLQDINFKVLNGMKVAVCGTVGSGKSSLLSSILGELPKISGTLKLCGTKAYVAQSPWIQSGTIEENILFGKVMDRERYDKVLEACSLKKDLEILSFGDQTGIGERGINLSGGQKQRIQIARALYQDAQIYLFDDPFSAVDAHTGSHLFKEVLLGLLSSKTVIYVTHQVEFLSAADLIVVMKDGRIAQAGKYDDILNAGSDFKVLVGALKTALSVLDSRHAGPVSENESVRDNNGGENSTDRIVHNEGNKDSQIGKADEVAEPQAQLIQEEEREKGSVGFQIYWKYITIAYGGALVPFILLAQLLFQILQIGSTYWMAWATPVSKDVKPGVSGSRLLIVYVSLVIGSSFCMLAQAMLFVTAGYKTATLLFNKLHLCIFRAPMSFFDATPSGRIINRASTDQSALDMKIPHTVEGLAFEAIMLLGIIAVMSQVAWQVFIVSIPVIAACIWYQQYYIPSARELSRLIGVCNAPVIQNFAETISGATTIRSFDQESRFEEINMKLTDAYSRPKFHNSAAMQWLCFRMDMFSSITFAFCLFLLVSFPERTNPAIAGLAVMYALELHMAQFGLIWCFCDCENELISVERILQYISIPAEPPLVIEANRPDHSWPSHGEVDIDNLQVRYAPHMPLVLRGLSCTFPGGKKTGIVGRTGSGKSTLIQALFRTVEPAAGQIMIDSIDISLIGLHDLRSRLSIIPQDPTMFEGTVRSNLDPLEEYTDEQIWEVLDKCQLGDEVRKKERKLDSTVIENGENWSMGQRQLVCLGRVLLKKSKVLVLDEATASVDTATDNLIQQTLRKHFSDCTVITIAHRITSVLDSDMVLLLSQGLIEEYDSPTRLLENKSSSFSQLVAEYTVRSNTRFEKSTGLNL; encoded by the exons ATGCATGAACCAGGTTCGAATACTGATTTTCTTCTTGAATCCATTTTCATTAGTGGGGTCTGCGGATCGTTGCACTTGGTTTTGTTACTTGCTTTATGTGTCTCGTTTTTGTGTAAGAAACTCAGCAGGTGGGGTGATGGTGAGGGTTCTTCAGAGATGTTAATGATGAAGAGGAGGTTTTTGTGGTATAAACAGACCTTGGTCTGTTGTTTGGGTGTCtcggtttttaatttcatcttgtgTTTGTTGAGCTACTTTTATTTGTATGGAAATGTTTTGTCTGATGGTGAAATAATGACCCTTTTGGATTTAGGGCTGAAAACACTCTCGTGGGGTGCACTTGTTGTTTATTTGCATACCCAATTCTTTAACTCAGGTGAAAAAATGTTCCCTTTGTCATTGAGAGTTTGGTGGGGTTTCTATTTGGCTATTTCTTGTTATTGCTTTGTTGTAGATGTTTTCCTTCATCGCAAACACGGGTCTTTGGAGATAGAGTGGTGTTTAGTGTCTGATGTGGTCTCTGTGTTTTCTGGATTGTTTCTTTGTTATGTTGGGTTTTTGAGAAGTGATATTCAAGATGTACTTGGAGAACCCCTTTTGAATGGTGATTCTAGTTCGATTAATAATTTGGAGACGAGTAATTCTAGGGGGGGAGATACGGTGACTCCTTTTGGAAATGCTGGTCTTTTCAGTATTCTCACCTTCTCTTGGATGAATTCTTTGATTGCTGCTGGCAATAAGAAAACTTTAGACCTTGAAGATGTTCCTCAACTTCACGGTGTTGACAGTGTGGTTGGAGCTTTtccagtttttaaaaataagcttGAGTCAGATTGTGGTAGAGTTACCGGGTTCAAGCTCGCGAAAGCACTGTTCCTGTTAGTCTGGAAAGAAATTTTAAAGACAGCTTTATTGGCGTTGATATGCACGTTATGTTCTTTTGTTGGTCCCTACCTTATCGACGCTTTTGTTCAATGCCTTGAAGGGCGAGGAGAATTCAAGAATCAAGGTTATATTTTAGCTTCCACCTTTGTGGCTGCAAAGCTTGCTGAGTGCCTCGCACACAGGCATTCATCTTTTAGGTTGCAACAAATTGGAACAAGGCTCCGCGCAGTAACAGCCACGATGATTTACAACAAGAGCTTGACCATTTCCTGTCAGTCAAAGCAGGGGCATTCAAGTGGAGAAATGATCAATATTATGACAATTGATGCTGATAGACTTGGCACCTTTAGTCAGTACATACACGATCCATGGTTGGTCATCTTGCAAGTTTGTTTGGCCCTGCTGATACTGTACAGAAATTTGGGACTGGGGTCGGTTGCTGGCTTTGTTGCGACAGGAATTGTCATGTCGTTAAACTATCCTTTCGGAAGATTAGAGGAGAAGTTTCAAGACAAGTTAATGGAATCAAAAGATAAACGAATGAAGGCAACCGTGGAGATTTTGAGAAATATGAGAGTTCTCAAGCTTCAGGGATGGGAAATGAAGTTTTTGTCTAAGATTCTTGACCTCAGGGAAGTAGAGACACGGTGGCTGAAGAAATACTTCTATAATTCAGTAGTGATCACTGTTGTCTTCTGGGCTACTCCCACTGTTGTGGCTGTGGCCACCTTCGGTACTTGCATGCTAATGGGAATCCCTCTTGAATCAGGGAAGGTCTTATCTGCACTCGCAACATTCGAGATTCTTCAATCCCCAATCTATAACCTTCCCGATACAGTTTCTATGCTAATTCAGACAAAGGTTTCTCTCGACAGAATtgcatcttttctttgtcttgaTGACTTGCAGCCTGATGCTATAGAGAAGCTTCCAGGAGGCAGTTCTGATACAGCAATTGAGATTGTTGATGGAAATTTCTCTTGGGATTTGTCTTCACCCAGCGCAACATTGCAAGATATAAACTTCAAAGTGCTTAATGGTATGAAGGTAGCTGTTTGTGGTACTGTTGGTTCAGGCAAGTCGAGCTTGCTTTCCTCCATTTTGGGAGAGTTACCCAAGATCTCAGGGACACTCAAGTTGTGTGGGACAAAGGCTTATGTTGCTCAGTCACCTTGGATACAGAGTGGTACGATAGAAGAGAACATATTGTTTGGTAAGGTGATGGACAGAGAAAGGTACGATAAGGTACTTGAAGCATGTTCCCTGAAGAAGGACCTGGAAATCCTCTCATTCGGTGATCAAACGGGTATTGGTGAGAGGGGTATCAACTTGAGTGGTGGACAGAAGCAAAGAATACAGATAGCACGTGCTCTCTACCAAGATGCTCAAATCTATCTATTTGATGACCCTTTCAGTGCCGTGGATGCTCATACTGGATCTCATTTGTTTAAA GAAGTTTTGCTTGGTCTTTTAAGTTCAAAAACTGTTATTTATGTTACTCATCAGGTTGAGTTCTTATCCGCTGCTGATCTAATCGTG GTCATGAAAGATGGAAGGATCGCGCAGGCAGGGAAGTATGACGACATTCTCAATGCAGGATCTGATTTTAAGGTACTTGTAGGTGCACTCAAGACAGCTTTATCAGTTCTTGATTCCAGACATGCAGGACCAGTGTCCGAAAATGAAAGTGTCAGAGACAACAATGGAGGCGAGAACAGTACTGATAGGATTGTACATAACGAAGGAAATAAAGATTCACAAATTGGTAAAGCAGATGAGGTAGCCGAGCCACAAGCACAACTCAttcaagaagaagagagagagaaaggcagTGTTGGGTTTCAAATCTATTGGAAATATATCACAATAGCATACGGAGGCGCTCTGGTCCCCTTTATATTACTGGCACAACTTCTCTTTCAGATCCTTCAAATTGGTAGCACTTATTGGATGGCATGGGCAACTCCTGTGTCAAAGGATGTGAAACCTGGTGTTAGTGGATCTAGACTGTTAATCGTCTATGTATCTCTGGTTATTGGAAGTTCTTTTTGCATGCTCGCTCAAGCCATGCTTTTTGTAACAGCAGGGTACAAAACTGCAACTCTACTATTCAACAAATTGCATCTGTGCATTTTTCGTGCTCCCATGTCCTTTTTTGACGCAACCCCTAGCGGGCGAATCATTAACAGA GCTTCTACAGATCAAAGTGCATTAGATATGAAAATTCCACATACAGTTGAGGGCCTTGCCTTCGAAGCAATCATGCTTCTGGGAATCATAGCAGTGATGTCTCAAGTGGCATggcaagtttttatagtttccATCCCCGTAATTGCTGCCTGTATCTGGTATCAG CAATACTACATTCCCTCAGCAAGAGAGCTTTCACGGTTGATTGGAGTATGCAACGCTCCAGTTATCCAAAATTTTGCAGAAACAATTTCAGGAGCAACAACGATCAGGAGCTTtgatcaagaatcaagattcgaAGAAATAAATATGAAACTAACAGATGCATATTCTCGGCCCAAATTTCATAATTCTGCTGCAATGCAATGGCTTTGCTTCCGAATGGATATGTTCAGTTCTATTACGTTTGCTTTCTGTCTGTTTCTTTTAGTCTCTTTTCCAGAAAGAACTAATCCAG cCATTGCAGGCTTAGCTGTTATGTATGCGCTTGAGCTACACATGGCacaatttgggttgatatggtGTTTCTGCGATTGCGAGAACGAACTCATATCAGTAGAGAGAATTCTTCAGTACATTTCTATTCCTGCCGAGCCTCCTCTTGTAATTGAAGCGAACAGGCCTGACCATTCTTGGCCATCACATGGTGAAGTTGACATCGATAATCTGCAG GTCCGATATGCCCCACACATGCCACTTGTGCTGCGTGGTCTCTCATGCACTTTCCCAGGAGGGAAGAAAACTGGTATTGTTGGGAGAACAGGCAGTGGTAAATCTACTCTCATACAGGCTCTTTTCCGAACTGTTGAACCTGCAGCTGGTCAGATTATGATTGACAGCATTGATATCTCATTGATTGGCCTGCATGATTTAAGGTCAAGACTGAGCATTATTCCCCAGGATCCAACCATGTTCGAAGGGACTGTTAGAAGTAATCTGGACCCACTTGAAGAGTACACAGATGAACAGATCTGGGAG GTTCTGGACAAGTGCCAACTTGGAGATGAAGttaggaaaaaggaaaggaagctaGATTCCACAG TTATCGAGAATGGGGAGAACTGGAGTATGGGCCAGAGGCAGCTAGTCTGTCTTGGGCGTGTGCTACTCAAGAAAAGTAAGGTGTTGGTCCTTGATGAAGCTACTGCCTCAGTTGACACAGCCACTGATAATCTTATTCAGCAAACGCTCAGGAAGCACTTCTCTGACTGTACAGTGATAACCATTGCACATAGAATAACCTCTGTTCTTGACAGTGACATGGTTTTGCTTCTAAGTCAAG GTCTCATTGAGGAGTATGATTCTCCAACAAGGTTGTTAGAAAACAAGTCATCGTCATTCTCCCAACTTGTAGCAGAGTACACAGTGAG GTCAAATACCCGTTTCGAGAAATCAACTGGATTAAATTTATAG
- the LOC7462791 gene encoding ABC transporter C family member 3 isoform X5, with product MHEPGSNTDFLLESIFISGVCGSLHLVLLLALCVSFLCKKLSRWGDGEGSSEMLMMKRRFLWYKQTLVCCLGVSVFNFILCLLSYFYLYGNVLSDGEIMTLLDLGLKTLSWGALVVYLHTQFFNSGEKMFPLSLRVWWGFYLAISCYCFVVDVFLHRKHGSLEIEWCLVSDVVSVFSGLFLCYVGFLRSDIQDVLGEPLLNGDSSSINNLETSNSRGGDTVTPFGNAGLFSILTFSWMNSLIAAGNKKTLDLEDVPQLHGVDSVVGAFPVFKNKLESDCGRVTGFKLAKALFLLVWKEILKTALLALICTLCSFVGPYLIDAFVQCLEGRGEFKNQGYILASTFVAAKLAECLAHRHSSFRLQQIGTRLRAVTATMIYNKSLTISCQSKQGHSSGEMINIMTIDADRLGTFSQYIHDPWLVILQVCLALLILYRNLGLGSVAGFVATGIVMSLNYPFGRLEEKFQDKLMESKDKRMKATVEILRNMRVLKLQGWEMKFLSKILDLREVETRWLKKYFYNSVVITVVFWATPTVVAVATFGTCMLMGIPLESGKVLSALATFEILQSPIYNLPDTVSMLIQTKVSLDRIASFLCLDDLQPDAIEKLPGGSSDTAIEIVDGNFSWDLSSPSATLQDINFKVLNGMKVAVCGTVGSGKSSLLSSILGELPKISGTLKLCGTKAYVAQSPWIQSGTIEENILFGKVMDRERYDKVLEACSLKKDLEILSFGDQTGIGERGINLSGGQKQRIQIARALYQDAQIYLFDDPFSAVDAHTGSHLFKEVLLGLLSSKTVIYVTHQVEFLSAADLIVVMKDGRIAQAGKYDDILNAGSDFKVLVGALKTALSVLDSRHAGPVSENESVRDNNGGENSTDRIVHNEGNKDSQIGKADEVAEPQAQLIQEEEREKGSVGFQIYWKYITIAYGGALVPFILLAQLLFQILQIGSTYWMAWATPVSKDVKPGVSGSRLLIVYVSLVIGSSFCMLAQAMLFVTAGYKTATLLFNKLHLCIFRAPMSFFDATPSGRIINRASTDQSALDMKIPHTVEGLAFEAIMLLGIIAVMSQVAWQVFIVSIPVIAACIWYQQYYIPSARELSRLIGVCNAPVIQNFAETISGATTIRSFDQESRFEEINMKLTDAYSRPKFHNSAAMQWLCFRMDMFSSITFAFCLFLLVSFPERTNPAIAGLAVMYALELHMAQFGLIWCFCDCENELISVERILQYISIPAEPPLVIEANRPDHSWPSHGEVDIDNLQVRYAPHMPLVLRGLSCTFPGGKKTGIVGRTGSGKSTLIQALFRTVEPAAGQIMIDSIDISLIGLHDLRSRLSIIPQDPTMFEGTVRSNLDPLEEYTDEQIWEVLDKCQLGDEVRKKERKLDSTVIENGENWSMGQRQLVCLGRVLLKKSKVLVLDEATASVDTATDNLIQQTLRKHFSDCTVITIAHRITSVLDSDMVLLLSQGLIEEYDSPTRLLENKSSSFSQLVAEYTVRSNTSFEKSTGLNL from the exons ATGCATGAACCAGGTTCGAATACTGATTTTCTTCTTGAATCCATTTTCATTAGTGGGGTCTGCGGATCGTTGCACTTGGTTTTGTTACTTGCTTTATGTGTCTCGTTTTTGTGTAAGAAACTCAGCAGGTGGGGTGATGGTGAGGGTTCTTCAGAGATGTTAATGATGAAGAGGAGGTTTTTGTGGTATAAACAGACCTTGGTCTGTTGTTTGGGTGTCtcggtttttaatttcatcttgtgTTTGTTGAGCTACTTTTATTTGTATGGAAATGTTTTGTCTGATGGTGAAATAATGACCCTTTTGGATTTAGGGCTGAAAACACTCTCGTGGGGTGCACTTGTTGTTTATTTGCATACCCAATTCTTTAACTCAGGTGAAAAAATGTTCCCTTTGTCATTGAGAGTTTGGTGGGGTTTCTATTTGGCTATTTCTTGTTATTGCTTTGTTGTAGATGTTTTCCTTCATCGCAAACACGGGTCTTTGGAGATAGAGTGGTGTTTAGTGTCTGATGTGGTCTCTGTGTTTTCTGGATTGTTTCTTTGTTATGTTGGGTTTTTGAGAAGTGATATTCAAGATGTACTTGGAGAACCCCTTTTGAATGGTGATTCTAGTTCGATTAATAATTTGGAGACGAGTAATTCTAGGGGGGGAGATACGGTGACTCCTTTTGGAAATGCTGGTCTTTTCAGTATTCTCACCTTCTCTTGGATGAATTCTTTGATTGCTGCTGGCAATAAGAAAACTTTAGACCTTGAAGATGTTCCTCAACTTCACGGTGTTGACAGTGTGGTTGGAGCTTTtccagtttttaaaaataagcttGAGTCAGATTGTGGTAGAGTTACCGGGTTCAAGCTCGCGAAAGCACTGTTCCTGTTAGTCTGGAAAGAAATTTTAAAGACAGCTTTATTGGCGTTGATATGCACGTTATGTTCTTTTGTTGGTCCCTACCTTATCGACGCTTTTGTTCAATGCCTTGAAGGGCGAGGAGAATTCAAGAATCAAGGTTATATTTTAGCTTCCACCTTTGTGGCTGCAAAGCTTGCTGAGTGCCTCGCACACAGGCATTCATCTTTTAGGTTGCAACAAATTGGAACAAGGCTCCGCGCAGTAACAGCCACGATGATTTACAACAAGAGCTTGACCATTTCCTGTCAGTCAAAGCAGGGGCATTCAAGTGGAGAAATGATCAATATTATGACAATTGATGCTGATAGACTTGGCACCTTTAGTCAGTACATACACGATCCATGGTTGGTCATCTTGCAAGTTTGTTTGGCCCTGCTGATACTGTACAGAAATTTGGGACTGGGGTCGGTTGCTGGCTTTGTTGCGACAGGAATTGTCATGTCGTTAAACTATCCTTTCGGAAGATTAGAGGAGAAGTTTCAAGACAAGTTAATGGAATCAAAAGATAAACGAATGAAGGCAACCGTGGAGATTTTGAGAAATATGAGAGTTCTCAAGCTTCAGGGATGGGAAATGAAGTTTTTGTCTAAGATTCTTGACCTCAGGGAAGTAGAGACACGGTGGCTGAAGAAATACTTCTATAATTCAGTAGTGATCACTGTTGTCTTCTGGGCTACTCCCACTGTTGTGGCTGTGGCCACCTTCGGTACTTGCATGCTAATGGGAATCCCTCTTGAATCAGGGAAGGTCTTATCTGCACTCGCAACATTCGAGATTCTTCAATCCCCAATCTATAACCTTCCCGATACAGTTTCTATGCTAATTCAGACAAAGGTTTCTCTCGACAGAATtgcatcttttctttgtcttgaTGACTTGCAGCCTGATGCTATAGAGAAGCTTCCAGGAGGCAGTTCTGATACAGCAATTGAGATTGTTGATGGAAATTTCTCTTGGGATTTGTCTTCACCCAGCGCAACATTGCAAGATATAAACTTCAAAGTGCTTAATGGTATGAAGGTAGCTGTTTGTGGTACTGTTGGTTCAGGCAAGTCGAGCTTGCTTTCCTCCATTTTGGGAGAGTTACCCAAGATCTCAGGGACACTCAAGTTGTGTGGGACAAAGGCTTATGTTGCTCAGTCACCTTGGATACAGAGTGGTACGATAGAAGAGAACATATTGTTTGGTAAGGTGATGGACAGAGAAAGGTACGATAAGGTACTTGAAGCATGTTCCCTGAAGAAGGACCTGGAAATCCTCTCATTCGGTGATCAAACGGGTATTGGTGAGAGGGGTATCAACTTGAGTGGTGGACAGAAGCAAAGAATACAGATAGCACGTGCTCTCTACCAAGATGCTCAAATCTATCTATTTGATGACCCTTTCAGTGCCGTGGATGCTCATACTGGATCTCATTTGTTTAAA GAAGTTTTGCTTGGTCTTTTAAGTTCAAAAACTGTTATTTATGTTACTCATCAGGTTGAGTTCTTATCCGCTGCTGATCTAATCGTG GTCATGAAAGATGGAAGGATCGCGCAGGCAGGGAAGTATGACGACATTCTCAATGCAGGATCTGATTTTAAGGTACTTGTAGGTGCACTCAAGACAGCTTTATCAGTTCTTGATTCCAGACATGCAGGACCAGTGTCCGAAAATGAAAGTGTCAGAGACAACAATGGAGGCGAGAACAGTACTGATAGGATTGTACATAACGAAGGAAATAAAGATTCACAAATTGGTAAAGCAGATGAGGTAGCCGAGCCACAAGCACAACTCAttcaagaagaagagagagagaaaggcagTGTTGGGTTTCAAATCTATTGGAAATATATCACAATAGCATACGGAGGCGCTCTGGTCCCCTTTATATTACTGGCACAACTTCTCTTTCAGATCCTTCAAATTGGTAGCACTTATTGGATGGCATGGGCAACTCCTGTGTCAAAGGATGTGAAACCTGGTGTTAGTGGATCTAGACTGTTAATCGTCTATGTATCTCTGGTTATTGGAAGTTCTTTTTGCATGCTCGCTCAAGCCATGCTTTTTGTAACAGCAGGGTACAAAACTGCAACTCTACTATTCAACAAATTGCATCTGTGCATTTTTCGTGCTCCCATGTCCTTTTTTGACGCAACCCCTAGCGGGCGAATCATTAACAGA GCTTCTACAGATCAAAGTGCATTAGATATGAAAATTCCACATACAGTTGAGGGCCTTGCCTTCGAAGCAATCATGCTTCTGGGAATCATAGCAGTGATGTCTCAAGTGGCATggcaagtttttatagtttccATCCCCGTAATTGCTGCCTGTATCTGGTATCAG CAATACTACATTCCCTCAGCAAGAGAGCTTTCACGGTTGATTGGAGTATGCAACGCTCCAGTTATCCAAAATTTTGCAGAAACAATTTCAGGAGCAACAACGATCAGGAGCTTtgatcaagaatcaagattcgaAGAAATAAATATGAAACTAACAGATGCATATTCTCGGCCCAAATTTCATAATTCTGCTGCAATGCAATGGCTTTGCTTCCGAATGGATATGTTCAGTTCTATTACGTTTGCTTTCTGTCTGTTTCTTTTAGTCTCTTTTCCAGAAAGAACTAATCCAG cCATTGCAGGCTTAGCTGTTATGTATGCGCTTGAGCTACACATGGCacaatttgggttgatatggtGTTTCTGCGATTGCGAGAACGAACTCATATCAGTAGAGAGAATTCTTCAGTACATTTCTATTCCTGCCGAGCCTCCTCTTGTAATTGAAGCGAACAGGCCTGACCATTCTTGGCCATCACATGGTGAAGTTGACATCGATAATCTGCAG GTCCGATATGCCCCACACATGCCACTTGTGCTGCGTGGTCTCTCATGCACTTTCCCAGGAGGGAAGAAAACTGGTATTGTTGGGAGAACAGGCAGTGGTAAATCTACTCTCATACAGGCTCTTTTCCGAACTGTTGAACCTGCAGCTGGTCAGATTATGATTGACAGCATTGATATCTCATTGATTGGCCTGCATGATTTAAGGTCAAGACTGAGCATTATTCCCCAGGATCCAACCATGTTCGAAGGGACTGTTAGAAGTAATCTGGACCCACTTGAAGAGTACACAGATGAACAGATCTGGGAG GTTCTGGACAAGTGCCAACTTGGAGATGAAGttaggaaaaaggaaaggaagctaGATTCCACAG TTATCGAGAATGGGGAGAACTGGAGTATGGGCCAGAGGCAGCTAGTCTGTCTTGGGCGTGTGCTACTCAAGAAAAGTAAGGTGTTGGTCCTTGATGAAGCTACTGCCTCAGTTGACACAGCCACTGATAATCTTATTCAGCAAACGCTCAGGAAGCACTTCTCTGACTGTACAGTGATAACCATTGCACATAGAATAACCTCTGTTCTTGACAGTGACATGGTTTTGCTTCTAAGTCAAG GTCTCATTGAGGAGTATGATTCTCCAACAAGGTTGTTAGAAAACAAGTCATCGTCATTCTCCCAACTTGTAGCAGAGTACACAGTGAGGTCAAATACCAGTTTCGAGAAATCAACTGGATTAAATTTATAG